In one Eschrichtius robustus isolate mEscRob2 chromosome 15, mEscRob2.pri, whole genome shotgun sequence genomic region, the following are encoded:
- the ITGB1BP1 gene encoding integrin beta-1-binding protein 1, whose product MFRKGKKRHSSSSSQSSEISTKSKSVDSSLGGLSRSSTVASLDTDSTKSSGQSNSNSDTCAEFRIKYVGAIEKLKLSEGKSLEGPLDLINYIDVAQQDGKLPFVPLEEEFIMGVSKYGIKVSTSDQYDVLHRHALYLIIRMVCYDDGLGAGKSLLALKTTDASNEEYNLWVYQCHSLEQAQAICKVLSTAFDSVLTSEKP is encoded by the exons ATGTTTCGGAAAGGGAAAAAGCGACACAGCAGTAGCAGCTCCCAGAGTAGTGAAATCAGTACTAAGAGCAAG TCTGTAGACTCCAGCCTTGGGGGGCTTTCTCGATCCAGCACCGTGGCGAGCCTCGATACCGATTCCACCAAGAGCTCAG gacaaagcaacagtaattcaGATACCTGTGCAGAATTTCGAATAAAATATGTTGGTGCCATTGAGAAACTGAAACTCTCCGAGGGAAAAAGTCTCGAAGGGCCACTAGACCTGATAAATTATATAGATGTCgcccag caAGATGGAAAGTTGCCTTTCGTTCCTCTGGAGGAAGAATTTATTATGGGAGTTTCCAAGTATGGTATAAAAGTATCCACATCAGATCAGTAT GATGTTTTGCATCGGCATGCTCTATATTTAATCATCCGGATGGTGTGTTATGATGATGGTCTGGGGGCAGGAAAAAGCTTATTGGCCCTGAAGACCACAGATGCGAGCAACGAAGAATACAACCTGTGGGTTTACCAGTGCCACAGCCTG GAACAAGCACAAGCAATCTGCAAAGTTTTATCCACTGCATTTGACTCTGTATTGACATCTGAGAAACCATGA